A region of Bacteroidota bacterium DNA encodes the following proteins:
- a CDS encoding response regulator transcription factor yields MSEEKKKIDLKKIIGALLRAGYELTKRQAEIFLLIAQGKKDKEIAGLLYIAPSTVRTHHECIFKKLAVHSKAELAELAKQLGLLPVSIPFSEN; encoded by the coding sequence ATGAGTGAAGAGAAAAAGAAAATAGACCTGAAAAAAATTATTGGCGCGCTGCTGCGCGCGGGCTATGAACTTACCAAACGCCAGGCGGAAATATTCCTGCTGATTGCCCAGGGAAAAAAAGATAAGGAAATTGCCGGCTTGCTTTATATTGCGCCCTCCACCGTGCGCACGCATCACGAATGTATTTTCAAAAAACTTGCCGTGCACAGCAAAGCCGAATTAGCCGAACTGGCAAAACAACTTGGGCTGCTGCCTGTAAGCATTCCGTTTTCGGAGAATTGA
- the gyrB gene encoding DNA topoisomerase (ATP-hydrolyzing) subunit B — MSETTAEIKKKSGDYSGESITVLEGLEAVRKRPAMYIGDVSTKGFHHLVYEVVDNSIDEALAGHCKNIEVFIHEDNSITVKDDGRGIPTDIQPKLKKSALEVVMTVLHAGGKFDKDSYKVSGGLHGVGVSVVNALSNHLKAEVHREGKIFQQEYQKGIPQYDVKETGTSDKTGTIVTFKPDDTIFIVSEYNYGTLASRLRELSFLNRGIIITLTDLREKDEAGNPLTETFHSEGGLKEFVRYIDATRERLIDDVIYMEGERNGTPIEIAMQYNTSYNENLHSYVNNINTHEGGTHLAGFRKALTRTLKKYAEKSGMLDKLKFELDGDDFREGLTAVISVKVQEPQFEGQTKTKLGNAEVMGAVESMVNETLQNYLEETPRSAKILVSKVILAAEARNAARKARELVQRKGALTGTGLPGKLADCSDSDPGKCEIFLVEGDSAGGTAKQGRNRAFQAILPLRGKILNVEKAMEHKIYDNEEIRNMFTAIGVSREEIKNEETNETETKLNIAKLRYHKIIIMTDADVDGSHITTLIMTFFFRYMKELIEQGYIYIATPPLYLVKKGKEERYCWNEEQRQNHIKELAGGEGKEHLVGVQRYKGLGEMNAEQLWQTTMNPENRILKKITIESAAEADRIFSMLMGDDVPPRREFIERNAKYAKIDA; from the coding sequence ATGTCAGAAACAACAGCAGAAATAAAGAAAAAATCCGGAGATTATTCCGGTGAAAGCATTACCGTTCTCGAAGGATTGGAAGCGGTTCGCAAACGCCCCGCGATGTATATCGGGGATGTGAGCACGAAAGGTTTTCATCATCTTGTGTATGAAGTGGTGGATAATTCCATTGACGAAGCGCTCGCTGGCCATTGCAAAAACATAGAAGTTTTTATTCACGAAGATAATTCCATCACCGTAAAAGATGACGGACGCGGAATTCCAACCGACATTCAGCCGAAATTAAAAAAGTCAGCGCTGGAAGTGGTGATGACTGTGCTTCACGCAGGAGGAAAGTTTGACAAGGACTCGTATAAAGTTTCAGGCGGATTGCACGGTGTAGGCGTTTCGGTTGTGAACGCACTCTCTAATCATCTGAAAGCAGAAGTTCACCGCGAAGGGAAAATCTTTCAGCAGGAATATCAGAAAGGAATTCCGCAGTACGATGTGAAAGAAACCGGCACTTCGGATAAAACAGGAACGATTGTCACTTTTAAGCCCGATGACACGATTTTCATAGTGAGCGAATACAATTACGGAACGCTGGCTTCGCGCCTGCGCGAACTTTCTTTTCTGAACCGCGGAATAATAATTACGCTTACTGATTTGCGCGAGAAAGATGAAGCAGGAAATCCTCTCACCGAAACTTTTCATTCCGAAGGCGGACTGAAAGAGTTCGTGCGCTACATTGACGCAACGCGCGAGCGCCTGATTGACGATGTGATTTATATGGAAGGCGAGCGCAACGGAACTCCCATCGAAATTGCCATGCAGTACAACACTTCGTACAATGAAAACCTTCATTCGTATGTAAACAACATTAACACGCACGAAGGAGGAACTCACCTTGCGGGATTCAGAAAAGCATTAACGCGCACGCTGAAAAAATACGCGGAGAAATCAGGCATGCTGGATAAATTGAAATTCGAATTAGACGGAGACGATTTCCGAGAAGGATTAACTGCGGTGATTTCCGTGAAAGTGCAGGAGCCGCAATTCGAAGGACAAACAAAAACAAAACTCGGCAATGCCGAAGTGATGGGCGCAGTGGAATCCATGGTGAATGAAACTCTCCAGAATTATCTCGAAGAAACTCCGCGCTCGGCAAAAATATTGGTGAGCAAAGTAATTCTTGCCGCGGAAGCGCGCAATGCCGCACGCAAGGCAAGAGAACTCGTGCAGCGGAAAGGCGCGCTCACAGGAACAGGGCTTCCCGGAAAACTGGCTGATTGTTCCGACAGCGACCCGGGCAAATGCGAAATCTTTTTAGTGGAGGGTGACTCGGCAGGAGGAACTGCCAAGCAGGGAAGGAACCGTGCTTTCCAGGCGATACTTCCGCTGCGCGGAAAAATATTGAACGTGGAAAAAGCGATGGAGCATAAAATTTATGACAACGAAGAAATCCGAAATATGTTTACTGCGATAGGAGTTTCACGCGAGGAAATTAAAAACGAAGAAACCAACGAGACCGAAACAAAACTTAACATCGCGAAACTCCGCTATCATAAAATAATCATCATGACCGATGCGGACGTGGACGGAAGCCATATCACAACTCTGATTATGACTTTCTTTTTCCGCTATATGAAAGAACTCATCGAGCAGGGCTATATCTATATTGCAACTCCTCCGCTTTATTTGGTGAAGAAAGGAAAGGAAGAACGCTATTGCTGGAACGAAGAGCAGCGCCAGAATCATATTAAAGAATTGGCAGGAGGTGAAGGCAAAGAACATTTAGTAGGAGTGCAGCGCTACAAGGGCTTAGGAGAAATGAATGCGGAACAATTATGGCAAACCACCATGAATCCCGAAAACCGCATTCTCAAAAAAATTACAATTGAATCTGCTGCCGAAGCGGATAGAATTTTTTCAATGCTGATGGGCGATGATGTTCCGCCCCGCAGGGAATTTATTGAAAGGAATGCTAAGTATGCTAAGATTGATGCGTGA